In Glandiceps talaboti chromosome 4, keGlaTala1.1, whole genome shotgun sequence, a single window of DNA contains:
- the LOC144434620 gene encoding uncharacterized protein LOC144434620, whose protein sequence is MAGKINYFRREYYEYNDFKYIKLKAKLPGLTKSRVAKDEVKVDAVFKDTCFSLTVTGLLGHYELPFNGRPLYAPIDPRPGQSYVKIEKDWIKVYLKKKVAQKWADKRGEIMLLAPEPDSDDEMDDKKEEDLV, encoded by the exons ATGGCGGGTAAAATCAATTACTTTCGTCGAG AATACTATGAATACAATGACTTTAAATATATCAAACTAAAAGCTAAGTTACCCGGACTCACAAAATCTAGGGTTGCCAAAGATGAGGTCAAAGTGGACGCTGTCTTTAAGGATAC GTGTTTCAGTTTGACGGTAACTGGTTTACTAGGGCACTATGAACTACCCTTTAATGGAAGACCTCTCTACGCACCAATAGATCCCAGACCGGGACAAAGTTATGTTAAG ATTGAAAAAGATTGGATAAAAGTATATCTAAAGAAGAAGGTTGCTCAGAAATGGGCCGATAAAAGAGGAGAGATTATGCTGCTAGCTCCAGAACCAGACTCGGATGATGAGATGGATGATAAGAAAGAAGAAGATTTAGTATGA
- the LOC144434543 gene encoding uncharacterized protein LOC144434543, with protein MASNMTVPHIIEDIDDIIKRWVLEGRPRDKYDVDIIRNNLRFTQIGDIAYSRIQDAGSEAREMTHCTTFVNNTSSEQKHKLTTERSLRTTYTWTLSSGHTFGAQGGISLRPPSSCVEAGLEFNRQKYEDKTEEKVFEKNRKSTLDSEITVKPQKKVSVFLRIWEEDYAATYKIRYRVKGSVKAIIRDKHGTNVEGEAAEIFGDEEGFRVEEGSKGTVIFENKGMFLCKRELRQDFEVKEEDLK; from the coding sequence ATGGCGAGCAATATGACAGTACCTCACATCATTGAAGATATAGATGACATCATCAAACGATGGGTGCTCGAAGGCAGACCACGTGACAAGTATGACGTCGACATCATACGGAACAATTTACGATTTACCCAGATTGGAGACATCGCATATTCAAGAATACAAGATGCGGGATCTGAAGCACGGGAGATGACCCATTGCACCACGTTTGTAAACAACACATCTAGCGAACAAAAACATAAACTAACGACGGAAAGAAGTTTGCGGACCACGTACACCTGGACATTGAGTAGCGGTCATACCTTTGGCGCACAGGGAGGAATAAGTTTGAGACCACCCTCTTCCTGTGTCGAAGCTGGCCTAGAGTTCAATCGTCAGAAATATGAAGATAAGACAGAAGAAAAGGTGTTCGAGAAGAATCGTAAGAGTACACTAGATTCAGAAATCACAGTCAAACCACAAAAGAAAGTTAGCGTCTTTTTGAGAATTTGGGAAGAGGATTACGCTGCTACGTACAAAATAAGATATCGTGTGAAAGGCAGCGTTAAGGCAATCATAAGAGACAAGCATGGTACGAACGTGGAAGGGGAAGCAGCGGAAATTTTCGGTGATGAAGAAGGCTTCCGTGTTGAGGAGGGTTCAAAGGGAACagtgatttttgaaaacaaGGGAATGTTTCTATGCAAACGAGAACTACGTCAAGATTTTGAGGTGAAAGAAGAAGATTTGAAGTAG